In one window of Primulina tabacum isolate GXHZ01 unplaced genomic scaffold, ASM2559414v2 Contig649, whole genome shotgun sequence DNA:
- the LOC142534651 gene encoding early light-induced protein 1, chloroplastic-like — protein MAAAATGMQMICGAGFNSRTVGLNQFVPLKSASLFKRDLKFRIRSMAEDGDDVTGEKEKAAVPIPPKLFSTPPAPPQPEESTKITNIMAFDGPGPERINGRLAMIGFVSAIAVELTRGQDIFSQIQNGGIPWFLGTTVLLSVASLVPLFKGVSADSKSRGLMTSDAELWNGRLAMVGLIALAYTEYVKGGTLV, from the exons ATGGCAGCTGCAGCAACGGGGATGCAAATGATCTGTGGAGCTGGTTTTAATTCAAGAACAGTTGGTTTGAACCAGTTTGTACCTTTGAAGAGCGCGTCACTTTTTAAGAGGGATTTAAAGTTCAGAATTCGAAGCATGGCTGAG GATGGTGATGATGTCACTGGAGAGAAAGAAAAAGCAGCAGTTCCAATTCCTCCTAAGTTGTTTTCAACACCTCCTGCACCGCCGCAACCCGAG GAAAGCACCAAGATTACAAACATAATGGCCTTTGACGGGCCTGGCCCGGAGAGGATCAACGGTCGTCTAGCCATGATCGGATTCGTGTCAGCCATCGCAGTAGAATTAACCAGAGGACAGGATATCTTCTCGCAAATACAAAACGGAGGGATCCCGTGGTTTCTCGGGACGACTGTTTTGCTATCCGTGGCATCACTTGTGCCGTTGTTTAAAGGAGTGAGCGCGGATTCGAAATCGCGGGGATTGATGACATCTGATGCAGAGCTTTGGAATGGAAGGCTTGCAATGGTAGGATTGATAGCTTTGGCTTACACCGAGTATGTCAAGGGTGGGACTCTTGTCTGA